One Ricinus communis isolate WT05 ecotype wild-type chromosome 7, ASM1957865v1, whole genome shotgun sequence genomic region harbors:
- the LOC8260957 gene encoding uncharacterized protein LOC8260957 isoform X3: MLQRIISQPFPHHLPSCLLIFVRFTPNFLCLLRLSKTLQCVDRNLFSILTEQIDDSMLSILTKKGSAHTLLFIKGLKISKRNMQIIHWLFNKAAQQQERENSSTTSAKHNINNSDQEAKGKDRILLKHCRSNGRSERGKNKKFGLRGFRPFAILCRKDVATACFYSTLHLKRVNSYNRRQKHWMYSMKMKKEDIVKGEGMSNSKVDSTNNHVGNKVLPVADATLSSSTSANDQCSSLEKVEKLKGDKAKAMSRMKELLRWAAAAKPEKRGKFLGRKVLHFRNKATFKAVADDEQLSNESPKISFRWDAESCSTITSSCSAISLASSRMLSLNSTPLHDRKGNWITTDSEFVVLEL, encoded by the exons ATGTTACAAAGAATCATAAGCCAACCTTTCCCCCACCATTTGCCTAGTTGTCTCCTCATCTTCGTTAGATTCACCCCCAATTTTCTTTGTCTTCTTCGTCTCTCCAAAACCCTTCAATGTGTAGACAGGAATCTTTTTAGCATACTGACAGAACAGATAGATGACTCTATGCTGTCCATTTTGACCAAGAAAGGAAGCGCACACAcactattatttataaagGGTCTCAAAATATCAAAGCGTAACATGCAG ATAATTCATTGGCTCTTTAATAAGGCAGCACAACAACAAGAAAGGGAGAATTCTTCCACCACTTCAGCCAAGCACAATATTAATA ATTCAGATCAAGAAGCTAAAGGCAAAGATAGAATTCTGTTAAAGCATTGCAGGAGTAATGGAAGATCAGAAAGaggaaagaataaaaaatttggtttAAGGGGTTTCAGACCCTTTGCAATCTTATGCAGAAAAGATGTTGCAACTGCTTGCTTTTATAGCACACTCCATCTGAAAAGAGTTAATAGCTACAATAGAAGGCAGAAGCACTGGATGTACTCtatgaagatgaagaaagaAGACATTGTTAAAGGAGAAGGCATGAGTAACAGTAAAGTTGATTCAACTAATAATCATGTAGGCAATAAAGTTCTGCCTGTAGCTGATGCAACATTATCTTCATCAACTAGCGCAAATGACCAATGTAGCTCATTGGAGAAGGTAGAGAAGCTTAAAGGGGATAAAGCAAAAGCCATGTCCAGAATGAAGGAGCTACTGAGATGGGCTGCTGCTGCAAAACCTGAGAAGAGAGGCAAGTTCTTGGGAAGAaag GTTCTGCACTTTCGAAATAAAGCAACCTTTAAAGCAGTAGCAGATGATGAACAACTGAGCAATGAATCTCCAAAGATAAGTTTCAGATGGGATGCTGAAAGCTGCTCCACTATTACCTCTTCCTGCTCAGCCATTTCCTTGGCTTCTTCCAGGATGCTTTCACTCAATTCCACTCCTCTTCATGATAGGAAGGGAAATTGGATCACCACAGACTCTGAAT TTGTGGTGCTAGAGCTGTGA
- the LOC8260957 gene encoding uncharacterized protein LOC8260957 isoform X5, with protein sequence MLQRIISQPFPHHLPSCLLIFVRFTPNFLCLLRLSKTLQCVDRNLFSILTEQIDDSMLSILTKKGSAHTLLFIKGLKISKRNMQIIHWLFNKAAQQQERENSSTTSAKHNINNSDQEAKGKDRILLKHCRSNGRSERGKNKKFGLRGFRPFAILCRKDVATACFYSTLHLKRVNSYNRRQKHWMYSMKMKKEDIVKGEGMSNSKVDSTNNHVGNKVLPVADATLSSSTSANDQCSSLEKVEKLKGDKAKAMSRMKELLRWAAAAKPEKRGKFLGRKKKGCYRRQPFPIKLK encoded by the exons ATGTTACAAAGAATCATAAGCCAACCTTTCCCCCACCATTTGCCTAGTTGTCTCCTCATCTTCGTTAGATTCACCCCCAATTTTCTTTGTCTTCTTCGTCTCTCCAAAACCCTTCAATGTGTAGACAGGAATCTTTTTAGCATACTGACAGAACAGATAGATGACTCTATGCTGTCCATTTTGACCAAGAAAGGAAGCGCACACAcactattatttataaagGGTCTCAAAATATCAAAGCGTAACATGCAG ATAATTCATTGGCTCTTTAATAAGGCAGCACAACAACAAGAAAGGGAGAATTCTTCCACCACTTCAGCCAAGCACAATATTAATA ATTCAGATCAAGAAGCTAAAGGCAAAGATAGAATTCTGTTAAAGCATTGCAGGAGTAATGGAAGATCAGAAAGaggaaagaataaaaaatttggtttAAGGGGTTTCAGACCCTTTGCAATCTTATGCAGAAAAGATGTTGCAACTGCTTGCTTTTATAGCACACTCCATCTGAAAAGAGTTAATAGCTACAATAGAAGGCAGAAGCACTGGATGTACTCtatgaagatgaagaaagaAGACATTGTTAAAGGAGAAGGCATGAGTAACAGTAAAGTTGATTCAACTAATAATCATGTAGGCAATAAAGTTCTGCCTGTAGCTGATGCAACATTATCTTCATCAACTAGCGCAAATGACCAATGTAGCTCATTGGAGAAGGTAGAGAAGCTTAAAGGGGATAAAGCAAAAGCCATGTCCAGAATGAAGGAGCTACTGAGATGGGCTGCTGCTGCAAAACCTGAGAAGAGAGGCAAGTTCTTGGGAAGAaag AAGAAAGGTTGTTATCGCAGGCAGCCTTTCcctatcaaattaaaataa
- the LOC8260957 gene encoding uncharacterized protein LOC8260957 isoform X1 — MLQRIISQPFPHHLPSCLLIFVRFTPNFLCLLRLSKTLQCVDRNLFSILTEQIDDSMLSILTKKGSAHTLLFIKGLKISKRNMQIIHWLFNKAAQQQERENSSTTSAKHNINNSDQEAKGKDRILLKHCRSNGRSERGKNKKFGLRGFRPFAILCRKDVATACFYSTLHLKRVNSYNRRQKHWMYSMKMKKEDIVKGEGMSNSKVDSTNNHVGNKVLPVADATLSSSTSANDQCSSLEKVEKLKGDKAKAMSRMKELLRWAAAAKPEKRGKFLGRKVLHFRNKATFKAVADDEQLSNESPKISFRWDAESCSTITSSCSAISLASSRMLSLNSTPLHDRKGNWITTDSECKISPGSHFFKIIR, encoded by the exons ATGTTACAAAGAATCATAAGCCAACCTTTCCCCCACCATTTGCCTAGTTGTCTCCTCATCTTCGTTAGATTCACCCCCAATTTTCTTTGTCTTCTTCGTCTCTCCAAAACCCTTCAATGTGTAGACAGGAATCTTTTTAGCATACTGACAGAACAGATAGATGACTCTATGCTGTCCATTTTGACCAAGAAAGGAAGCGCACACAcactattatttataaagGGTCTCAAAATATCAAAGCGTAACATGCAG ATAATTCATTGGCTCTTTAATAAGGCAGCACAACAACAAGAAAGGGAGAATTCTTCCACCACTTCAGCCAAGCACAATATTAATA ATTCAGATCAAGAAGCTAAAGGCAAAGATAGAATTCTGTTAAAGCATTGCAGGAGTAATGGAAGATCAGAAAGaggaaagaataaaaaatttggtttAAGGGGTTTCAGACCCTTTGCAATCTTATGCAGAAAAGATGTTGCAACTGCTTGCTTTTATAGCACACTCCATCTGAAAAGAGTTAATAGCTACAATAGAAGGCAGAAGCACTGGATGTACTCtatgaagatgaagaaagaAGACATTGTTAAAGGAGAAGGCATGAGTAACAGTAAAGTTGATTCAACTAATAATCATGTAGGCAATAAAGTTCTGCCTGTAGCTGATGCAACATTATCTTCATCAACTAGCGCAAATGACCAATGTAGCTCATTGGAGAAGGTAGAGAAGCTTAAAGGGGATAAAGCAAAAGCCATGTCCAGAATGAAGGAGCTACTGAGATGGGCTGCTGCTGCAAAACCTGAGAAGAGAGGCAAGTTCTTGGGAAGAaag GTTCTGCACTTTCGAAATAAAGCAACCTTTAAAGCAGTAGCAGATGATGAACAACTGAGCAATGAATCTCCAAAGATAAGTTTCAGATGGGATGCTGAAAGCTGCTCCACTATTACCTCTTCCTGCTCAGCCATTTCCTTGGCTTCTTCCAGGATGCTTTCACTCAATTCCACTCCTCTTCATGATAGGAAGGGAAATTGGATCACCACAGACTCTGAATGTAAGATATCACCTGGCAGccatttctttaaaattattcgATAG
- the LOC8260957 gene encoding uncharacterized protein LOC8260957 isoform X4, with product MLQRIISQPFPHHLPSCLLIFVRFTPNFLCLLRLSKTLQCVDRNLFSILTEQIDDSMLSILTKKGSAHTLLFIKGLKISKRNMQIIHWLFNKAAQQQERENSSTTSAKHNINNQEAKGKDRILLKHCRSNGRSERGKNKKFGLRGFRPFAILCRKDVATACFYSTLHLKRVNSYNRRQKHWMYSMKMKKEDIVKGEGMSNSKVDSTNNHVGNKVLPVADATLSSSTSANDQCSSLEKVEKLKGDKAKAMSRMKELLRWAAAAKPEKRGKFLGRKVLHFRNKATFKAVADDEQLSNESPKISFRWDAESCSTITSSCSAISLASSRMLSLNSTPLHDRKGNWITTDSEFVVLEL from the exons ATGTTACAAAGAATCATAAGCCAACCTTTCCCCCACCATTTGCCTAGTTGTCTCCTCATCTTCGTTAGATTCACCCCCAATTTTCTTTGTCTTCTTCGTCTCTCCAAAACCCTTCAATGTGTAGACAGGAATCTTTTTAGCATACTGACAGAACAGATAGATGACTCTATGCTGTCCATTTTGACCAAGAAAGGAAGCGCACACAcactattatttataaagGGTCTCAAAATATCAAAGCGTAACATGCAG ATAATTCATTGGCTCTTTAATAAGGCAGCACAACAACAAGAAAGGGAGAATTCTTCCACCACTTCAGCCAAGCACAATATTAATA ATCAAGAAGCTAAAGGCAAAGATAGAATTCTGTTAAAGCATTGCAGGAGTAATGGAAGATCAGAAAGaggaaagaataaaaaatttggtttAAGGGGTTTCAGACCCTTTGCAATCTTATGCAGAAAAGATGTTGCAACTGCTTGCTTTTATAGCACACTCCATCTGAAAAGAGTTAATAGCTACAATAGAAGGCAGAAGCACTGGATGTACTCtatgaagatgaagaaagaAGACATTGTTAAAGGAGAAGGCATGAGTAACAGTAAAGTTGATTCAACTAATAATCATGTAGGCAATAAAGTTCTGCCTGTAGCTGATGCAACATTATCTTCATCAACTAGCGCAAATGACCAATGTAGCTCATTGGAGAAGGTAGAGAAGCTTAAAGGGGATAAAGCAAAAGCCATGTCCAGAATGAAGGAGCTACTGAGATGGGCTGCTGCTGCAAAACCTGAGAAGAGAGGCAAGTTCTTGGGAAGAaag GTTCTGCACTTTCGAAATAAAGCAACCTTTAAAGCAGTAGCAGATGATGAACAACTGAGCAATGAATCTCCAAAGATAAGTTTCAGATGGGATGCTGAAAGCTGCTCCACTATTACCTCTTCCTGCTCAGCCATTTCCTTGGCTTCTTCCAGGATGCTTTCACTCAATTCCACTCCTCTTCATGATAGGAAGGGAAATTGGATCACCACAGACTCTGAAT TTGTGGTGCTAGAGCTGTGA
- the LOC8260957 gene encoding uncharacterized protein LOC8260957 isoform X2 codes for MLQRIISQPFPHHLPSCLLIFVRFTPNFLCLLRLSKTLQCVDRNLFSILTEQIDDSMLSILTKKGSAHTLLFIKGLKISKRNMQIIHWLFNKAAQQQERENSSTTSAKHNINNQEAKGKDRILLKHCRSNGRSERGKNKKFGLRGFRPFAILCRKDVATACFYSTLHLKRVNSYNRRQKHWMYSMKMKKEDIVKGEGMSNSKVDSTNNHVGNKVLPVADATLSSSTSANDQCSSLEKVEKLKGDKAKAMSRMKELLRWAAAAKPEKRGKFLGRKVLHFRNKATFKAVADDEQLSNESPKISFRWDAESCSTITSSCSAISLASSRMLSLNSTPLHDRKGNWITTDSECKISPGSHFFKIIR; via the exons ATGTTACAAAGAATCATAAGCCAACCTTTCCCCCACCATTTGCCTAGTTGTCTCCTCATCTTCGTTAGATTCACCCCCAATTTTCTTTGTCTTCTTCGTCTCTCCAAAACCCTTCAATGTGTAGACAGGAATCTTTTTAGCATACTGACAGAACAGATAGATGACTCTATGCTGTCCATTTTGACCAAGAAAGGAAGCGCACACAcactattatttataaagGGTCTCAAAATATCAAAGCGTAACATGCAG ATAATTCATTGGCTCTTTAATAAGGCAGCACAACAACAAGAAAGGGAGAATTCTTCCACCACTTCAGCCAAGCACAATATTAATA ATCAAGAAGCTAAAGGCAAAGATAGAATTCTGTTAAAGCATTGCAGGAGTAATGGAAGATCAGAAAGaggaaagaataaaaaatttggtttAAGGGGTTTCAGACCCTTTGCAATCTTATGCAGAAAAGATGTTGCAACTGCTTGCTTTTATAGCACACTCCATCTGAAAAGAGTTAATAGCTACAATAGAAGGCAGAAGCACTGGATGTACTCtatgaagatgaagaaagaAGACATTGTTAAAGGAGAAGGCATGAGTAACAGTAAAGTTGATTCAACTAATAATCATGTAGGCAATAAAGTTCTGCCTGTAGCTGATGCAACATTATCTTCATCAACTAGCGCAAATGACCAATGTAGCTCATTGGAGAAGGTAGAGAAGCTTAAAGGGGATAAAGCAAAAGCCATGTCCAGAATGAAGGAGCTACTGAGATGGGCTGCTGCTGCAAAACCTGAGAAGAGAGGCAAGTTCTTGGGAAGAaag GTTCTGCACTTTCGAAATAAAGCAACCTTTAAAGCAGTAGCAGATGATGAACAACTGAGCAATGAATCTCCAAAGATAAGTTTCAGATGGGATGCTGAAAGCTGCTCCACTATTACCTCTTCCTGCTCAGCCATTTCCTTGGCTTCTTCCAGGATGCTTTCACTCAATTCCACTCCTCTTCATGATAGGAAGGGAAATTGGATCACCACAGACTCTGAATGTAAGATATCACCTGGCAGccatttctttaaaattattcgATAG